Proteins co-encoded in one Pseudorhizobium banfieldiae genomic window:
- a CDS encoding alanyl-tRNA editing protein, translating into MPAHTLFRDDFYLATAEAVVTAIHPDGGIEFDRTCFYARSGGQPGDTGHVKRSDGSRIALGETRHGATKDIILHMPLEGEPQPLLGETVRLQIDWQRRHRLMRMHTACHLLSVVCPSPITGAAVGEDESRVDFDMSDGIDKEEVTARLMELADQDHPVYAQWITDEQLAANPGIVKSKNVRPPMGLGRVSLVCIGENSSVDSQPCGGTHVSRTGEVGRIHIAKIEKKGKENRRFRIRFGDAAGD; encoded by the coding sequence ATGCCCGCCCATACTCTCTTCCGCGACGACTTCTACCTGGCGACTGCGGAGGCCGTCGTGACTGCCATTCACCCTGATGGCGGCATCGAATTCGACCGGACGTGCTTTTACGCGAGATCGGGCGGTCAGCCGGGCGACACTGGCCATGTGAAGCGTTCGGACGGCAGCAGGATCGCGCTTGGCGAGACGAGGCATGGGGCAACGAAGGACATCATCCTGCATATGCCCCTGGAGGGGGAACCCCAGCCACTCCTGGGCGAAACCGTACGCCTGCAGATCGATTGGCAGCGGCGGCACCGCCTGATGCGCATGCATACCGCCTGCCACCTGCTTTCCGTCGTGTGCCCCTCCCCGATTACCGGAGCGGCTGTTGGCGAGGACGAATCGCGCGTGGATTTCGACATGAGCGACGGCATTGACAAGGAGGAGGTCACCGCCCGCCTGATGGAGCTCGCCGACCAGGATCACCCGGTTTACGCTCAGTGGATCACCGACGAGCAGCTTGCCGCCAATCCCGGTATCGTGAAGTCGAAGAACGTACGGCCGCCGATGGGGCTCGGCCGTGTCAGCCTCGTCTGCATCGGCGAAAACTCCAGCGTTGACAGCCAGCCCTGTGGCGGCACACATGTTTCCCGTACCGGCGAAGTGGGGCGCATCCACATCGCCAAGATCGAAAAGAAGGGCAAGGAAAACCGGCGCTTTCGCATCCGGTTCGGAGACGCCGCTGGCGACTGA
- a CDS encoding OmpP1/FadL family transporter — protein sequence MKTKRISKGLMVLAAGCAFHAPAMAGGLERGGYNIDLLFDQGRFAAESAVTYVNPQRKLKNVRDVDATDGLGANGIGGGDDSADDSESYWVPRVGVKAGIGDSVDCMFDYSEPWGAHTKPGADWLGANENIETKVESENYAATCSYRFDAGPGQLRLIGGVFYQEVYGFKERLVVPDAATPFGNGVGRLDLEGDGWGWRAGVAYEIPEYAFRASLVYNSEVNLNDITGTLDLSQVNGTSPDVYGSQKMPDVVELKVQSGIAPGWLAFGSVKWTDWSQLEKVRFYCDDPSVTAACLRPGGVTTLDLGYRDGWTISGGVGHKFNEQWSGAVSVTWDRGTSQGFGTQTDTWTFGAGASYTPNQNVEVRLAGAIGILTGGSSSTVTLDGETYGQRVNYEFDDDLVAAISTSVKVRF from the coding sequence ATGAAGACAAAACGGATTTCCAAGGGTCTGATGGTGCTCGCGGCGGGCTGCGCATTTCATGCGCCGGCCATGGCAGGCGGACTTGAGCGTGGCGGCTACAATATCGACCTTCTGTTCGACCAGGGGCGGTTTGCGGCGGAATCGGCCGTCACCTACGTGAACCCCCAGCGTAAGCTGAAGAACGTCAGGGACGTGGATGCCACGGATGGTTTGGGAGCCAATGGGATCGGTGGTGGTGATGACTCTGCCGATGACTCGGAGAGCTATTGGGTCCCTCGGGTCGGCGTGAAGGCTGGGATTGGTGACAGTGTCGATTGTATGTTCGACTACTCGGAGCCGTGGGGCGCCCACACCAAACCCGGCGCAGATTGGCTGGGTGCTAACGAGAACATCGAGACCAAGGTTGAGTCTGAGAACTACGCTGCGACCTGCTCCTATCGGTTCGACGCTGGCCCGGGTCAGCTTCGCCTGATTGGCGGTGTCTTCTACCAGGAGGTTTACGGCTTCAAGGAACGACTTGTCGTTCCCGACGCTGCCACTCCATTCGGCAACGGCGTGGGCCGCCTCGATCTCGAAGGGGATGGTTGGGGCTGGCGCGCCGGTGTGGCCTATGAGATTCCCGAATATGCCTTCCGTGCCAGCCTCGTCTATAATAGCGAAGTAAATCTCAATGACATCACCGGCACGCTAGACCTGTCTCAGGTTAACGGCACCAGTCCCGACGTGTACGGGTCTCAGAAGATGCCGGATGTCGTTGAACTGAAAGTACAGTCAGGTATTGCCCCGGGCTGGCTTGCATTCGGATCCGTGAAGTGGACAGACTGGAGTCAACTTGAGAAAGTGAGATTCTATTGTGACGACCCGAGCGTCACGGCTGCGTGTCTGCGGCCGGGAGGGGTAACCACGCTCGACCTCGGCTACCGGGACGGGTGGACGATCAGCGGCGGTGTCGGCCACAAGTTCAACGAGCAGTGGAGCGGAGCGGTCAGCGTTACCTGGGATCGTGGCACCTCGCAGGGCTTCGGCACACAGACCGATACCTGGACCTTTGGTGCAGGCGCTTCCTACACGCCGAACCAGAATGTCGAAGTCCGGCTCGCCGGCGCCATCGGTATTCTCACCGGTGGTTCTTCCAGCACGGTCACGCTGGATGGCGAAACCTACGGACAGCGGGTAAATTACGAGTTCGATGACGATCTCGTCGCCGCCATATCGACCTCGGTGAAGGTCCGGTTCTGA
- a CDS encoding exopolysaccharide biosynthesis protein produces the protein MQEHLEFADSKASLSETLKEVIAGIEGSSVTLRELMNAVGEQGLLVLCAVASLPFLIPVSIPGVSTVFGFAIILISLAITFNRLPWLPKKILDRRLDTQKLVPALEKGVSIVSRLDAYLKPRMSSLVEGAAANRVNGLAIALAGVLLMFPLGLIPFSNTLPGIAVLLLATGMIQRDGLVVLAGYAFNVITLVYFGVLGFMAFSAGQGLAAFFS, from the coding sequence TTGCAGGAACATCTAGAATTTGCCGACAGCAAAGCGTCACTCAGCGAAACTTTGAAGGAAGTCATCGCAGGCATAGAGGGTTCCTCGGTGACCTTGCGAGAACTGATGAATGCCGTCGGAGAGCAGGGATTGCTCGTGCTGTGCGCGGTAGCATCGCTTCCCTTTCTCATTCCGGTCTCCATCCCCGGCGTCAGCACGGTCTTCGGGTTCGCCATCATCCTGATCAGCCTGGCGATCACGTTCAACAGGCTGCCTTGGCTGCCCAAGAAGATCCTCGACCGACGCCTCGACACGCAGAAGCTGGTACCGGCGCTGGAAAAGGGCGTGTCGATCGTCTCCCGCCTGGACGCCTACCTGAAGCCACGCATGAGCTCGCTGGTGGAGGGCGCAGCCGCGAACCGCGTGAACGGGCTGGCGATCGCGCTTGCCGGCGTGCTTTTGATGTTTCCGCTCGGGCTGATCCCCTTTTCCAACACCCTGCCGGGGATCGCGGTCCTGCTTCTTGCCACGGGAATGATCCAGCGCGACGGACTGGTCGTGCTGGCAGGCTATGCGTTCAACGTCATAACGCTGGTCTATTTCGGAGTGCTTGGCTTCATGGCGTTCAGCGCCGGCCAGGGTCTCGCCGCCTTTTTCAGCTAG
- a CDS encoding cysteine synthase A: MSVTSSALDVIGNTPLIRLKGASEATGCDILGKAEFLNPGQSVKDRAALYIIRDAERKGLLRPGGVIVEGTAGNTGIGLTLVAKALGYRTVIVIPETQSQEKKDALRLLGAELVEVPAVPYRNPNNYVKVSGRLAEQLAKSDPAGAIWANQFDNVANRQAHVETTAAEIWEQTDGRVDGFICAVGSGGTLAGVAEGLRDKKPGIKIGLADPEGAALYDFYTHGELKAEGSSITEGIGQGRITANLEGFAPDYAYRIPDAEALPVIFDLVEQEGLCLGGSTGINVAGAIRLARDLGPGHTIVTILCDYGNRYQSKLFNPDFLRSKGLPVPQWLTRRHGITAPFEPV, from the coding sequence ATGTCTGTCACTTCATCCGCTCTCGACGTCATCGGTAATACGCCTCTCATTCGCCTCAAGGGTGCTTCGGAGGCGACCGGCTGCGATATCCTAGGCAAGGCGGAGTTTCTCAATCCCGGCCAGTCGGTCAAGGATCGCGCCGCCCTCTACATCATCCGTGATGCGGAGCGGAAAGGCCTGCTGCGGCCAGGCGGCGTGATCGTCGAAGGAACGGCCGGCAATACGGGCATCGGGCTGACCCTCGTCGCCAAGGCGCTCGGCTACCGCACGGTCATCGTCATTCCGGAAACCCAAAGCCAGGAGAAGAAGGACGCATTGCGCCTGCTCGGAGCGGAACTGGTAGAGGTCCCGGCCGTACCCTACCGAAACCCCAACAACTACGTGAAGGTATCCGGCCGGCTGGCCGAGCAACTGGCGAAAAGCGACCCTGCGGGAGCCATCTGGGCGAACCAGTTCGACAATGTGGCGAACCGCCAGGCACATGTGGAGACGACGGCGGCCGAGATCTGGGAGCAGACCGACGGCCGCGTCGACGGCTTCATCTGTGCCGTTGGGTCAGGCGGCACCCTTGCAGGCGTTGCCGAAGGTCTTAGGGACAAGAAGCCCGGGATCAAGATCGGCCTTGCGGACCCGGAAGGCGCCGCGCTCTATGACTTCTATACCCATGGGGAACTGAAGGCGGAGGGCTCCTCGATCACCGAAGGGATCGGCCAGGGCCGGATCACGGCCAACCTGGAAGGCTTCGCGCCCGACTATGCCTACAGAATTCCGGATGCTGAAGCCTTGCCGGTGATCTTCGACCTGGTCGAACAGGAAGGCCTGTGCCTGGGTGGTTCGACCGGCATCAATGTTGCCGGCGCCATTCGACTCGCGCGCGATCTCGGGCCCGGGCATACGATCGTGACCATCCTTTGCGACTATGGGAACCGCTACCAGTCGAAGCTCTTCAACCCGGATTTCCTTCGTTCAAAGGGTCTGCCCGTACCGCAGTGGCTGACCCGCCGGCACGGGATCACCGCACCTTTCGAACCCGTCTGA
- a CDS encoding GNAT family N-acetyltransferase, producing the protein MTRRPAPLTAHVTQLEMTSPPKASLPVPVNLQTAIIRAPEIPLHYYRYLYRRVGKRWHWYQRLRLPDEELAAIIHDPRVSVTVLYVNGAPAGFFELRKADEGVVELSYFGLFEWAIGLGIGKWFLLQALYAAWQDDPRKVTVTTNTLDHPRALQLYQMMGFSPVATYDALVQPMSSAELLTVLDA; encoded by the coding sequence ATGACCAGAAGACCCGCGCCACTCACGGCGCATGTGACGCAGCTCGAGATGACGTCTCCGCCGAAAGCGAGCCTGCCCGTCCCGGTGAACCTCCAGACGGCCATCATCAGGGCACCGGAAATCCCGCTGCACTATTACCGCTATCTATACAGGCGGGTCGGCAAGCGATGGCACTGGTACCAGCGGCTTCGGCTGCCGGACGAGGAACTGGCCGCAATCATCCACGATCCGCGCGTCTCCGTCACAGTGCTTTACGTCAATGGCGCGCCTGCGGGCTTCTTCGAACTGCGCAAGGCGGATGAGGGTGTGGTCGAACTCTCCTATTTTGGTTTGTTCGAGTGGGCGATCGGTCTCGGCATCGGCAAGTGGTTCCTGCTTCAGGCTCTCTATGCCGCCTGGCAGGACGATCCGAGGAAGGTGACCGTGACCACCAATACGCTGGATCATCCGCGCGCCCTGCAGCTCTACCAGATGATGGGCTTTTCGCCCGTGGCAACGTACGACGCGCTCGTCCAGCCAATGAGCAGCGCGGAACTGCTGACGGTGCTGGACGCCTGA
- a CDS encoding DUF1236 domain-containing protein, whose translation MRKFVLIAAAAGLAATGAIAQEGTVSGAAGGAVTGAIVGGPIGAAVGGIVGAAAGTAIDPPPERVVTYVREQPVPAQPVVVEREVVVGQPLPQTVVLTPVPEAPEYAYTYVNERRVIVDPNTYTVVQVID comes from the coding sequence ATGAGGAAGTTCGTTCTTATTGCCGCCGCTGCAGGCCTTGCCGCAACCGGCGCCATTGCTCAGGAAGGCACGGTTAGCGGCGCCGCCGGCGGAGCCGTGACTGGCGCTATCGTCGGCGGTCCGATCGGTGCGGCGGTCGGCGGCATTGTCGGCGCTGCCGCGGGTACTGCGATCGATCCGCCGCCGGAGCGCGTCGTCACCTATGTCCGCGAACAGCCCGTCCCCGCTCAGCCGGTCGTGGTGGAGCGTGAAGTCGTCGTCGGCCAGCCGCTGCCCCAGACGGTCGTGCTGACCCCGGTTCCGGAAGCTCCGGAATATGCCTACACCTATGTCAACGAACGCCGCGTGATCGTCGATCCGAACACCTACACGGTCGTTCAGGTCATCGACTGA
- the sseA gene encoding 3-mercaptopyruvate sulfurtransferase yields MPEHSPFIISSEQLAAELGSPELRIVDASFYLPAQKRDADAEYAAGHIPGAVRFDHDKVADHSTDLPHMVPSPEVFADAVGRMGIRETDRIVIYDGPGIFSAPRAWWLFRTMGARSVFVLDGGLDGWKAEGRPLETAVPRPQPVVFQPIFDADRVIDIESMRSIVENGSRQVADARSPGRFSGTEAEPRQGLRSGHMPGARNLPSGAFAQKGRLKPLSELRTVIQEAGIDLDRPVVTSCGSGITAAIITLALESLGHSDNALYDGSWTEWGALPDTPIVTGPASEKSVQDQ; encoded by the coding sequence GTGCCAGAACACAGTCCCTTCATCATCTCGTCCGAGCAGCTTGCTGCGGAACTGGGTAGCCCGGAGCTGCGGATCGTCGACGCGTCCTTTTACCTGCCTGCACAGAAGCGCGACGCGGATGCGGAATATGCGGCTGGTCACATACCGGGGGCCGTTCGCTTCGATCACGACAAGGTGGCCGATCATTCTACCGATCTTCCCCACATGGTGCCCTCCCCGGAGGTCTTCGCCGATGCCGTCGGAAGAATGGGAATCCGGGAAACCGACCGGATCGTCATCTATGACGGCCCCGGCATATTTTCCGCTCCGCGCGCCTGGTGGCTGTTCCGCACCATGGGTGCGCGAAGCGTCTTCGTCCTCGATGGCGGTTTGGACGGCTGGAAGGCAGAAGGACGCCCGCTCGAAACGGCAGTCCCGCGCCCACAGCCGGTCGTTTTCCAGCCCATATTCGACGCGGACAGGGTCATCGACATCGAGAGCATGAGAAGCATCGTCGAGAATGGCTCGAGGCAGGTTGCCGATGCACGGAGTCCCGGACGGTTCTCGGGAACAGAGGCCGAACCGCGGCAGGGCCTGAGGTCCGGTCACATGCCGGGCGCGCGAAACCTGCCTTCGGGTGCGTTCGCGCAAAAGGGTCGGCTCAAGCCTCTGAGCGAACTTCGAACCGTGATCCAGGAGGCAGGAATCGACCTCGACCGCCCGGTCGTCACCAGTTGCGGCTCGGGCATCACCGCCGCAATCATAACGCTGGCGCTCGAGTCGCTCGGCCATAGCGACAACGCACTTTACGACGGCTCTTGGACGGAGTGGGGAGCGCTCCCTGACACGCCGATCGTCACCGGTCCCGCGTCTGAAAAATCAGTGCAAGATCAATGA
- a CDS encoding DUF1203 domain-containing protein: MKVVFNAMPTTEAMTLWEGGSDAYGLLPETRTSDGGGYPCRHCLENIDAGEDLLVLAYRPFPALQPYAETGPIFLHKRPCRRHEASGALPAILTSPDYIVRGYGHDNRIVYGTGAVTPTEQIPERAAELLARPDVAYVHVRSARNNCYQCRIDIV, encoded by the coding sequence ATGAAAGTCGTTTTCAATGCCATGCCGACAACGGAAGCCATGACCCTCTGGGAAGGAGGTTCGGACGCCTATGGGCTGCTGCCGGAGACGCGTACCTCCGATGGAGGCGGCTATCCCTGCCGCCACTGCCTCGAGAACATCGATGCTGGAGAAGACTTGCTTGTGCTCGCCTATCGGCCGTTTCCGGCGTTGCAGCCCTATGCCGAAACGGGACCGATCTTTCTCCACAAGAGGCCCTGTAGACGGCATGAAGCGTCCGGAGCGCTGCCCGCGATCCTGACAAGTCCGGACTATATCGTGCGAGGCTACGGCCACGATAACCGGATCGTCTACGGTACGGGTGCAGTCACTCCAACAGAGCAGATCCCGGAGCGGGCGGCAGAGCTCCTTGCCCGCCCGGATGTCGCCTATGTGCATGTCCGGTCGGCCCGCAACAACTGCTACCAGTGCCGCATCGACATCGTCTGA
- a CDS encoding protein-L-isoaspartate O-methyltransferase family protein, translating to MDFEAARTKMVDNQIRTTDVTSHSVLQAFLSVPREEFVPAKLKPIAYIDEDLEIATGRYLMEASPLAKLLQLARIGKDDLALEVGCGTGYAAALLSQLAGSVVSVEADEQLCSQAVEILSRLGYDNVAVVHGEMEKGYPTEAPYDIIFVNGAVEEVPAALIEQLRDGGRLVAVVGHGNAAQARLLTKEHGAISETAHFNTSVKQLPGFQKEPSFVF from the coding sequence ATGGACTTCGAAGCCGCACGGACAAAGATGGTGGACAACCAGATCCGCACCACGGATGTGACGTCTCATTCGGTGTTGCAGGCCTTCCTGTCTGTTCCGCGCGAGGAGTTCGTGCCGGCGAAGCTCAAGCCGATCGCCTACATCGATGAAGACCTGGAAATCGCTACCGGCCGCTATCTGATGGAGGCATCGCCACTCGCCAAGCTGCTGCAGCTCGCCCGCATCGGAAAGGATGACCTTGCCCTGGAGGTCGGGTGCGGGACAGGCTACGCGGCAGCCCTGCTTTCGCAACTCGCTGGCTCCGTCGTGTCGGTTGAGGCCGACGAGCAGCTGTGCTCGCAGGCAGTCGAGATCCTCTCGCGACTGGGCTATGACAACGTCGCGGTCGTTCATGGCGAGATGGAGAAGGGTTATCCTACCGAGGCCCCCTACGACATCATCTTCGTGAACGGCGCCGTGGAGGAAGTCCCGGCAGCGCTGATCGAGCAGCTGCGCGACGGCGGTCGTCTGGTCGCTGTCGTCGGCCACGGAAATGCCGCCCAGGCAAGGCTCCTCACGAAGGAGCATGGGGCTATCTCCGAGACTGCGCACTTCAACACGTCAGTGAAGCAGCTCCCAGGCTTCCAGAAGGAACCGTCCTTCGTATTCTGA
- a CDS encoding valine--tRNA ligase, translated as MLDKTYDSAAVEPKVAAAWEEADAFRAGANAAPGAETFTIVIPPPNVTGSLHMGHALNNTLQDIMVRFERMRGKDVLWQPGMDHAGIATQMVVERQLAERQLPGRREMGREAFIDKVWEWKAESGGLIFNQLKRLGASCDWSRERFTMDEGLSQAVLEVFVTLYKEGLIYRGKRLVNWDPKFETAISDIEVENREVDGHMWHFKYPLAGGETYTYVEKDADGNVILQEERDYISIATTRPETMLGDGAVAVHPSDERYAAIVGKLCEIPVGPKEHRRLIPIITDEYPDPTFGSGAVKITGAHDFNDYQVARRNNIPLYRLMDTQARLREDGEPYAVYAARALEIAKSGELPTESDVDDINLVPDEYRGLDRYEARKRIVDAINAEGLAVTVKNAEGNDVPYVDNKKIMQPFGDRSNVVIEPMLTDQWFVDAETLAKPAIEVVRDGRTKFVPKNWEKTYFEWMENIQPWCISRQLWWGHQIPAWYGPDGQVFVEKTEEEALHAAIQHYIAHEGPMKAYVEDLLENFKPGEILTRDEDVLDTWFSSALWPFSTLGWPEQTKELEKYYPTSVLVTGFDIIFFWVARMMMMGLHFMQDEDGNPVAPFHTVYVHALVRDKNGQKMSKSKGNVIDPLELIDEYGADALRFTLAIMAAQGRDVKLDPARIAGYRNFGTKLWNATRFAEMNGVKRDPHFIPETSTLTINRWILTELASTIRDVTDAIETQRFNDAAGSLYRFVWNQFCDWYLELLKPVFSGADEKAKVEAQACAACVLEETYKLLHPFMPFMTEELWAHTADRDTLLCHADWPAPEFADEVAAAEINWLIDLVSGLRSARAEMNVPPAAVAPLVVVGASEQTETRLKRHDAAIRRLARVESIETAQTAPKGAAQVVVGEAIACLPLGSLIDLAAEKARIEKAIGKTEAEMDRVAKKLANEKFVQNADPEVVAAERERYAELEVQMASLKVAAQRIAEAG; from the coding sequence ATGCTCGACAAAACCTATGATTCCGCCGCCGTTGAACCGAAGGTCGCAGCCGCCTGGGAAGAGGCCGATGCCTTCCGCGCAGGCGCCAATGCCGCACCCGGTGCAGAGACCTTCACCATTGTCATTCCGCCGCCGAATGTCACCGGATCGCTGCACATGGGCCACGCCCTCAACAACACGCTGCAGGACATCATGGTGCGTTTCGAGCGGATGCGCGGCAAGGACGTACTGTGGCAGCCGGGGATGGATCATGCCGGCATTGCAACGCAGATGGTGGTTGAGCGCCAACTGGCCGAACGCCAGCTGCCGGGCCGCCGCGAGATGGGCCGCGAGGCCTTCATCGACAAGGTCTGGGAGTGGAAGGCGGAGTCGGGCGGGCTGATTTTCAACCAGCTGAAGCGCCTCGGCGCTTCCTGCGACTGGTCGCGCGAGCGCTTCACCATGGACGAGGGCCTGTCGCAGGCGGTTCTTGAAGTTTTCGTAACGCTTTACAAGGAAGGGCTCATCTATCGCGGCAAGCGGCTCGTCAACTGGGACCCGAAGTTCGAAACCGCGATTTCCGACATCGAGGTCGAAAATCGTGAAGTCGACGGCCACATGTGGCACTTCAAGTATCCGCTGGCCGGCGGCGAGACCTACACCTATGTCGAGAAGGATGCCGACGGCAACGTCATTCTCCAGGAAGAGCGAGACTACATCTCCATCGCCACGACCCGGCCCGAAACCATGCTGGGTGACGGAGCGGTCGCCGTGCATCCTTCGGATGAACGCTATGCTGCAATCGTCGGCAAGCTCTGCGAGATCCCCGTTGGGCCGAAGGAACATCGTCGCCTGATCCCGATCATCACCGACGAATATCCGGATCCGACGTTCGGTTCCGGCGCCGTCAAGATCACCGGTGCGCACGACTTCAACGATTACCAGGTCGCCCGCCGCAACAACATCCCGCTTTACCGCCTGATGGATACGCAGGCGCGCCTGCGCGAAGATGGCGAGCCCTATGCGGTCTATGCCGCCCGTGCCCTGGAGATCGCGAAGTCCGGCGAACTGCCGACGGAATCCGACGTCGACGACATCAACCTCGTGCCCGACGAATATCGCGGCCTTGACCGCTACGAGGCCCGCAAGCGCATCGTCGACGCGATTAATGCCGAAGGCCTGGCCGTGACGGTCAAGAACGCCGAGGGAAATGACGTTCCTTACGTCGACAACAAGAAGATCATGCAGCCGTTCGGCGATCGCTCCAACGTGGTCATCGAACCCATGCTGACCGACCAGTGGTTCGTCGACGCCGAGACGTTGGCAAAGCCGGCGATCGAGGTCGTTCGTGACGGGCGCACTAAGTTCGTCCCTAAGAACTGGGAAAAAACCTATTTTGAGTGGATGGAGAACATCCAGCCCTGGTGCATCTCCCGCCAGCTCTGGTGGGGTCACCAGATCCCCGCCTGGTACGGACCGGACGGGCAGGTCTTCGTAGAGAAGACCGAGGAGGAGGCGCTGCACGCCGCCATCCAGCACTACATCGCACACGAGGGTCCCATGAAGGCCTACGTCGAGGACCTGCTGGAGAACTTCAAGCCGGGGGAAATCCTGACGCGTGATGAAGACGTGCTCGACACCTGGTTCTCGTCGGCGCTCTGGCCGTTCTCGACATTGGGGTGGCCGGAGCAGACGAAGGAGTTGGAGAAATACTATCCGACCAGCGTTCTGGTGACCGGTTTCGACATCATCTTCTTCTGGGTAGCCCGCATGATGATGATGGGCCTGCACTTCATGCAGGACGAGGACGGCAATCCCGTCGCGCCGTTCCACACCGTCTATGTTCATGCTCTGGTTCGCGACAAGAACGGCCAGAAGATGTCGAAGTCCAAGGGCAACGTCATCGACCCGCTCGAACTGATCGACGAATACGGTGCGGATGCGCTGCGCTTCACACTTGCCATCATGGCAGCACAGGGCAGGGACGTGAAGCTCGATCCCGCGCGCATTGCCGGCTATCGCAATTTCGGCACCAAGCTCTGGAACGCGACCCGGTTTGCCGAGATGAACGGCGTCAAGCGCGACCCGCACTTCATCCCGGAAACCTCGACGCTTACCATCAACCGCTGGATCCTGACCGAACTCGCCAGCACCATCCGCGATGTCACGGATGCGATCGAGACCCAGCGCTTCAACGATGCGGCGGGCTCCCTCTACCGCTTCGTCTGGAACCAGTTCTGCGATTGGTATCTGGAGCTTCTCAAGCCGGTCTTCTCCGGCGCAGACGAGAAGGCAAAGGTGGAGGCACAGGCCTGTGCGGCCTGTGTGCTCGAGGAGACCTACAAGCTGCTGCATCCGTTCATGCCGTTCATGACGGAAGAGCTGTGGGCGCACACGGCGGACCGCGACACGCTGCTCTGCCACGCGGACTGGCCGGCGCCGGAGTTCGCCGATGAGGTGGCGGCGGCCGAGATCAATTGGCTGATCGATCTCGTTTCCGGTCTTCGCTCGGCGCGCGCCGAGATGAACGTGCCGCCTGCTGCGGTCGCGCCGCTCGTCGTCGTGGGGGCAAGCGAGCAGACAGAGACCCGGCTGAAACGGCACGACGCGGCGATCCGGCGTCTCGCTCGGGTCGAGAGCATCGAGACGGCGCAGACCGCTCCCAAGGGGGCGGCCCAGGTCGTGGTGGGCGAGGCGATTGCCTGCCTTCCGCTTGGAAGCCTCATCGACCTCGCGGCGGAAAAGGCGCGGATCGAGAAGGCGATCGGCAAGACCGAGGCCGAGATGGACCGGGTTGCCAAGAAGCTCGCGAACGAGAAGTTCGTCCAGAACGCGGACCCGGAAGTCGTGGCAGCCGAGCGCGAGCGCTATGCGGAGCTCGAGGTGCAGATGGCGAGCCTGAAGGTCGCGGCACAGAGAATCGCCGAGGCCGGTTGA
- a CDS encoding PopZ family protein, whose translation MAQPSVAREPSMEEILASIRRIIESNEPQAESALPNSMPPVYAEDEIDDGDIDIVTEMAANDRGRPQRIEPEFAAETERAEESSLSLADVAARVRAASARQGDSDVRHLRPAAPAPQISRESAVESTARPQPAPLPEFSPQSSDRSPNDLPAAKPAPSAPPVIEPAHDPVPVHEPVQQKTVDAAPDAPASLPARVEALISEEAGAQVARSFNDLAAVFDGIRNRSIEDMAQEMLRPMLQEWLDDNLPTLVERLVREEIERVARGPRR comes from the coding sequence ATGGCTCAGCCAAGTGTAGCGCGTGAACCCTCCATGGAGGAAATCCTGGCCTCGATCCGCCGGATCATCGAGAGCAATGAGCCCCAGGCGGAATCGGCGCTGCCAAATAGCATGCCCCCCGTTTATGCTGAAGACGAGATCGACGACGGGGACATCGATATCGTGACGGAAATGGCCGCCAATGACCGGGGCAGGCCGCAGCGGATAGAGCCGGAATTCGCTGCGGAGACGGAGCGCGCCGAGGAGAGCTCGCTGTCTCTGGCCGATGTCGCAGCACGGGTGAGGGCTGCCTCCGCCCGCCAGGGCGACAGCGACGTGCGCCACCTGAGGCCCGCAGCCCCGGCGCCCCAGATCAGCCGCGAAAGCGCGGTGGAAAGCACCGCCCGCCCGCAGCCGGCACCGCTTCCGGAATTCTCGCCGCAGTCCTCGGACCGCTCCCCAAACGATCTTCCCGCTGCCAAACCGGCGCCATCGGCGCCGCCGGTCATCGAGCCAGCGCATGATCCAGTGCCGGTCCATGAACCCGTGCAACAGAAAACCGTCGATGCGGCACCCGATGCGCCCGCCTCCCTGCCGGCGCGCGTGGAGGCACTGATTTCCGAGGAAGCCGGTGCACAGGTCGCCCGCTCCTTCAACGATCTTGCGGCCGTGTTCGACGGCATCCGCAACAGGTCGATCGAAGACATGGCGCAGGAAATGCTGCGCCCCATGCTGCAGGAATGGCTGGACGACAACCTGCCGACGCTGGTCGAGCGCCTGGTGCGCGAGGAGATCGAGCGCGTGGCACGCGGCCCGCGCCGCTGA